The window AGTACTATTTAAGTCTGAACTAATTGTGTCATTACAGAATAAATTGCTGTTCTTGTAGAATGTATATATTGAAGTAAATTGTGTCTTAGAATATAATTCTTGgttttgtcttttatttatgTACAAAGATATATGGCGATTACATATCTGATGATAGGAATTCAATCTTGCACCCTACAATCCCAAGAAATGTTGCTCTCTGCAGTATTCGAATTTGGGATACACAGATCACAAGCCCAACACTTTATATGCACTCATTAACTGCATGTGAAATTTTCACCGATTACACAGGTAAACTTAAAAGCCAAGATTTCtggacaaatcttgttgatttcaatgagctATGGCTGAGTGAGTGGTCtgagcaatgaaatagacagtcCTATATGTCACACTGTTGTTTGACAAAGCTGCCCAAAGTTGGCGtagatgctaaaaaaaattgattatggAGAATTGAATTAGAATATCGTGTATGTTTGATATTAATCACCAGTGTTTCTATATTTCAAAGGAagtctgaaaaataaagaagtaaACAATATGACTACCCATTTCAGTAATGCAAGTAAGCAATTTTAATACCTATTTTAGTAAAAGcaaaatgttaacaattttaacaagaccttggacttttagTAGGATGTGACTTAtctttttcttgcgtcaaaacaagttagaTATGACGCTGGTTTGAAGGGAAATATAAACAGATTGTGTAGTCttgaaacaattttaacaagagcttggactttgggtagttggtgtCCAACAGCAGTGTGACGTAGaactgtctatttcattgttggccaccagccatggctctttgaaatcaacaagatttgtccggcttttgagctaaaactacgcaatcggtgtatatttcacttgaaaccagcgtaattttcaacttgttttgacgcaagaaatagatagtcaCGTCTtgctgaaagtccaaggtcttgtgaAAATGGTTCTATAGACAAATCTTGTTgttttcaaagagccatggctgagtggccagaaATGAAACATGTCCATGTCAAAATGCTGTTTAACACaacagaggcggatccagcaatttggaaaaggggggggggtccatttgatgaaaacccatgtgtgcaaaattcatcatttgtcaaaaaacaaggactttttgaacgttttcccTGCGTATACAtctgtatttaataaacatttatctcatcactatctatttcacatctatttcaACAGCAGAGTGCACTGCAATATTGAGCGTTTTGCAgttttggtttaggtaaggaagatttgcatatTATCTAGCCTCAAGAAACCcaagtctccagcaatgagaaagTGCTTCTATGCTTGACAGAAAAGAAACaccaagaaacaaaaaataaactaattacgacaaactatattaaaaatggatattttggttttttttttatgtcgttggtgtttttaaattctgaactatcaatcgattttgatttctatcgattgccttcttcaacaaaggtctaaatgataggataggcaattgtcgtcccagggaacttgatgtgacctctgtaatggATGCGCTACATCATCCGGCACTAGTATAGATGCAAACATATTTAGAGAAGTTTTGAAAAGCTGggcattttcataatggtttacGTATAAATCCTttacacggtatttttgtaacagaatttcCGATTCTCGGAAACAAAAAaaggctttcttttgtgtttcatgtgtGTATGAAAGTATAGCTAGCATTcaagaaaaatagcataacccgcTTAATAAGGGggtcatgtaattttctttgtattttttgtatgaaacgaagtaaaactcatctattttaatttcttagggttaatttactaaacaatacatttgaaagcgactttttaaagtaaaacgaatgcatgtactcgtacttgaacgtcgttttactcgatggcttgtcagttcaaaactgtatggactacatgtatattgtataatcatttaaaaaaaaaaaagaaatagagtagaaaatacattatagatgttgtgtttttAGCGATAACTgcttaattttatgtattttttctttaattttccacatgtttactcaaTGTAGTAAACACCAGATGCTGAAGGGGAGtataatgtactttatttcgatatatttacattttcgagtgtctttgcctgtgataacactaagtatcgattttgtactatataacccataatacaagtgacgccaaattgaggcgccagcggggtttgcttatttttatttaaatatcaagttaatcgtacaatggctaaaaattatataaatataagtaataaggattcattctttaaatattatgaggtgataatttcgggctttattggatttgatcacgccccgaccgaaattatcacctcctaatactcaaagaatgattccttattccttataaaaaatcgataggtttttttttcatataagaacaaaattctttaaataagcaatgacaaaagcatttatttgagataacTCCAGTCTCTCCATTATAAATGGggaaaattgcctttaaataggcattaattaaactttttcaaaaaaattcatgtcccagagaaggggggggggggttcaatgcACAACttcccaaagtccaagctcctttTTAAAATGGTGCTAGTCTAATCCTCAACACAATCttcaatcaaaatatttcaaaaaccaaTATAAATGATTATGCTCAAATTAAATTCCGATTATTCAATTGCTTTAGCAGTACATGATATCTGCATACTTTTTCGTCCAGTTGGTGGGGatttcagaaattttttttaattgtttggagggggagggggttggTGAATATAACTTTACTGAAATACTGGTGCAATGTCAATTCTACGAGATATTTTTAGCAATGTGTAATTTTCTGGCTGTTTCTAAATACATGACGAAATTGGGTGAAATTGCGGATAAAAATGGTGTTTTTAATTCCtacttatttctaaaaaaaataacaataactttgatttatttgttttagttttattgatatttcaatgaaataaagattattttaatgcattttctaTCCCATTCTgagtattttaaaaacatgacgTGCTTTTAAGCGGAATGGTTACTTTGTTGTTATTAGCCGAACCGGAAGTTTACATGATGTTGCTAGCTCGTTGTGACATACCTTTTGGCTAATTGTAAATAAAAGGGTTGTGCAAACCCTACTTTTGCCAGAAAGAAGCAAGACGTCGAATGCAAGACACCTAAAGTAGAATCTTTAGGCCACAGACGAATTTTGCCGAGTCAGGAATTATTTGTTAGAATGCCACGAGGGGGATTGAGAGGACGAGGAAGGGGGCGTGGTCGTGGTCGTGGGGGCCGAAGAGGTGGAAGGGGGCGATCTCAAAACAGGAGCCCAGCGCAAGTTACAGTCGACACAGAGAAAACGGATATTAATTTGGAGACTAACCCCCAGGACTATTTTACCGGGAATGTGACAGTGGAGCAGCACTACAACGGACAGAACGAGAACAGGGAGAGGTACGCCGCCACCATGGCCGTGCTGCAGGAAAACGGGGTGGACGTGGCACAAAGTAAGTAGGAATCACTTTATACGGTAGCGTGGATTGGGTTAACAGAACTGCCAGTTCACGATAGTAAATTACATGTTGTACGGGCATTATAACTTAATTACGGCACATCTAGCTATAGTTATAGTTATAGTTATGTTCAGTTTATTAaagcaaacattttaaaatcaaaataaaattaaaagcaaagacgcatttataatatacatattttattaaaactatTACACCACTCAATGAAATCGGGgacataaataataaattagagTAAGTCCCACCGCTGATGAAACGATTTCAATGTatagctttatttttttaaataagtattGTAAGGAAACAGTCATTTACATATATAGTTCTGTTTTGATTTCAGATGCTCGAATTCGAGCTTTAGCTGCTGCTTGGGCACGTAAAGATTTCAAATTGGCAGAATCCTTCCTTGGAAACCGTGATAATTTTGGTTTGAACGAGGTTCTGAAAGCTCTACAGCTTCTGGATGCAGGGCGACAGGCAAGGGTGCtggaaaaaaagatgaaaatgctGCAGGTGTCCAAAAACAAAGTCAAATCAACAACCATGGGAAAGCTGAAATCAGACATTGACAACCTCAATAAGATGAAATCACCGGTAAGAATCACTATCTCTTAGCTTACATTGTTATATGCATCAAAAGTGTAATCTGGTTATACCTGTAGATCGCTTTATGATTGGCAAATAGAGAGTACCTTTGATTCTTTCTTCAAAGATAATCATTACTGCATTAACATTCTTTAAACCAACTTTTGTCCACAGGCAAAATTTCTGCTTATTAACGATAACCTGTTAGTAGCTAGCAAACTAACATTTCTAACTGTCAGTCTTTAAGTAAATTCTTCAAGTTTATCTACATGAAATGTAGTTGCAATGAACGCAGTCTGTTCGTGCTAATTCTTTAACAAACTGTTGAGAATAAAGTTAGTCTATTGTATTTAATCTAAAGAATGCATAAGGTTAGTTATAATACAGTCaagaatttataaaaaagaaatatttaagaaacCGGTACAACAGACTGATCGAGCACATTGTTATGATGAACCTTTGATAAATAGCTTTATTGTGAATGTAATATATTAaggcttttgttgttatttatttacGTCATTTTACAGTATGGCTCTGCCAGTGGTGCGGTCTGTAAACATATCAGGAGATGGGTGCAACATTTCACGGCAAAGGAACTGGAGTTCTATGCTATCCATTTTCCTAAAGAACCCTGGAAGAAACTTGCCGATATCTGCCATTTTCACCCACAAAAGGTAGGATTTCTATATACTATCTGTAATACACGTAGTATACTTGATCATGAAGTTTAAATTTGTATGAGAgacttttcatttttgaataaagCACACGTTTATTCGTCATGATAAAGTGGCCTTAATCTACTGTCACAGGATTTCCCCTCCCTGGACTGGTTCCTGCCCTACTGCTATGGACAGTCCGCCCCCGCTGACACCACTGTGGGTCGTATGGTGTCAATGAATGCTGAGAATGTGAACGAGCTATTGGAGGGCCTCAATATTCCGTATCTAACAGTGAAACCTCACAAGGACAAACTGACAAATGTCTCCAAAGGTCGCATAGCAGATCGGGAGGATAAACTGGACACTGTTTTATGGTAAATGTGATGCTTGATTGCTGGATACCTCTCCTTTATAGCTAtccaaaatgttcaaaatttgtttgataCCAGGATAAAACTCTTCAATAAACTTTACCAGGCCTGCAAGCTATTCTATCATGGATCAATTATAGAGACATATTTGATATGCTTgatatttcatatttgaaattgataagtAGTTTTGTGTTCTGCAAAATTTGGTATTTTATGATGACTTGAAGAAAATCACCAATAATTATTAACGCactaataattttacatattatgtATAAATCTGGCTTTAATGATAGttcaatgaaaaattttcaatgaaaagatAATTTTCAAATGGAGGTCAGAATTTGACAATCTGTATGACCTAATTGATTTGTACTTTGTAGGTGGTATGAGGAGCTGGCCTGCCCGGAAGTGGATGACGCTGTACAGAGGAGGCTGGAGAAAGCAGACCCAGTGACCTTACCCATTGGCAAGCTTCTGGAGCGGCTTATGGTCTTCAAATCTCTGAATGCCAAGTTCTATCATGATCTATTGAAGATTGCAGAGTACAGGCTGAAGCAGATCAAGTGAGTACTAATAAGTTTAGCTGTACCAGTACTAAAGACCAAGAAAGTAATTATTTCTAATATAATTATTGCAAATTttgcaaaggggaacaactcattttttcaaattttgaaattgagtTTTTCCCCTTCACAATGTGGCAATGAATTAATCATTGGGCCAACTTTTCACCTGATGCTGTGGTACGTGCCTAAGAAACGAAACATTTAATCTTCTCCATGTACAAAAAGAACTCTAATGAATGGTCTGTTCTTTTTGAAGGCTTCCCTTGGAGTCTCCTGTTTTTGTGATGGGAGATGCTTCATCATCCATGTCTGTTGCTGTGAAAACCAGTACCATCATCGCTGGGATTTTGACGGCCATTACCTCAGCTAAACTTTCATTCTTCAACGGTACACACAGAGAACCAGATAAAGTTCCAACCAGTGTAGAGGAGGTACAAATTTAACACAGATCTTGCCACTAAGTTTCTGTAAATTTGTTCAAACATTTAGAAAATGGAGTGGATGATCAAAGTAATATTTATGAttatacaaagtaaaaaaataatatgtgtTAGAAGTGAGAAATGAACTTCTTATCTTTGCATTAATTACCTGTATACAGGTAAGCTAAAGATGTGGCTTCATTATTCTTGCATTACCTCCATAAGCTTATAATGCTAGTTTAatacattttctgaaaaatgaaaagggttttttttctctctttaaattaaaaattatattaaatgtaattaatttttcatgtcAGGTGCTAGAGCTGGCTTTAAATACTCCAGCCAGTGGATGCACTGCTAATGCAGCCAGCTTGTATCCTTACTATGAACGGAAGGAGGTCCTTAAGACTCTCATCATGGTCACAGACGAGGAGGAGAATACCAACTTTCAGAACTTCAGGTAAGCTAAACCTTACCTGTCACAAATGTTATAAAAAACTCTCTTGTTCCTGCTAGTAGAACCAAAGGGGCCAAGATTTCCTGTCAGTCCCATACTTCCTCTCAGTTGTCTGATTGTTTAAGCTCGTATGCTTAAAAACTTATTATTTGGAACTAAAATGAGTAAATAAGTTTTGCATGCTTCATTAACAATAACAAACTATTTCATTACAACTTTACAAATTTACCATTATCTTTGTACATACCAGTACTgaatacagggaaatattcgcctccgtttttattttcgcccctttcgccctcctTGTCAACGGGCGAATTCAAATGCcttaaattatctctctttaaacaaacctatgtctgggcgaattcaagtcAGGGCCAAAAcgtttgcaagtgaagaagggcgaaaataactcGGGTGAAAATAAATAAGTATACGTATTTGTACAGTGTACCCCTCAGCGAGTCTCACATCAGTAACATTAATGTTGACAGATTCAAGGAGCTATACACCAAATACTGTGAGGAGGTGTACCCAGCCAGGCTGGTCTTTGTGTCCTTCCTCCAAAACCAGCACTCCAAAGGACAGATGGTGACGGAGTTCAAGGCCAGCAACATTGACGTCATGCAGTGCGTGTTCCATAGCTCCCAGCCGGATCTGACCAAGCTGGATAAACTGTTCGGACTGCTGTCGGCTGAGACGCAGTCGTTTGAGGAACAGATCAAAATGACGGAGGAGCAAGTGAGGACACAGGGGGTAGACAAGGTGTTTGAAAAATTCAAGTCCAGTCAAGGACagtaaaatgaatttgatttcatgGTGCAATAATTAATTATCTTCATTTGCTGTGATTATTTATGCATTATATATTActagttgttgttttttttaactttacacTGACTGAGCACTTTTTACATTTGTTGACGCGTTTTGTTATAGatgtgatattatttatttcttatagaAACTATGATATTAGAAAGTGTGACTAAGGTTTATACAACCTTCTGAGGTAAACTTTTGTCTTGTCtacttatgtacatgtattagtatttACTGTTAACAAGATAGATTCTATTACACCTATTTTGATGTTGATGTTCAAAGTCTTTGTCATAATCTACCTGCATATCAGGATCttaatttgattatttatacatgtaaataaaatattataattttaatatttacatgccTAGTTGTTTTTTATACATGTGTTGATGTTATTTCAAAAGTACCAAAAATTTTATGTGCACAGTATGTGGTATTTTTATAGTGTAATTGTATAACTGTATTATTAGAATAGTTTACTTATTTTTATGTGCATATATTTAGTTTACAGAATTTATAAGCAAAAGCTCAATAAGGTTTGACTTGTACAAATTACTAGTTGTATAGCTATGCCAGATAAATCTCGTTCTCTTTGAATCCTTGAGAAATGTACAATACTTTCAAATTGCATGTTTTAATATTGCTAAATGAATATACTGGTAGttggtttcattaatttcaacACATT is drawn from Crassostrea angulata isolate pt1a10 chromosome 5, ASM2561291v2, whole genome shotgun sequence and contains these coding sequences:
- the LOC128185097 gene encoding uncharacterized protein LOC128185097, whose product is MPRGGLRGRGRGRGRGRGGRRGGRGRSQNRSPAQVTVDTEKTDINLETNPQDYFTGNVTVEQHYNGQNENRERYAATMAVLQENGVDVAQNARIRALAAAWARKDFKLAESFLGNRDNFGLNEVLKALQLLDAGRQARVLEKKMKMLQVSKNKVKSTTMGKLKSDIDNLNKMKSPYGSASGAVCKHIRRWVQHFTAKELEFYAIHFPKEPWKKLADICHFHPQKDFPSLDWFLPYCYGQSAPADTTVGRMVSMNAENVNELLEGLNIPYLTVKPHKDKLTNVSKGRIADREDKLDTVLWWYEELACPEVDDAVQRRLEKADPVTLPIGKLLERLMVFKSLNAKFYHDLLKIAEYRLKQIKLPLESPVFVMGDASSSMSVAVKTSTIIAGILTAITSAKLSFFNGTHREPDKVPTSVEEVLELALNTPASGCTANAASLYPYYERKEVLKTLIMVTDEEENTNFQNFRFKELYTKYCEEVYPARLVFVSFLQNQHSKGQMVTEFKASNIDVMQCVFHSSQPDLTKLDKLFGLLSAETQSFEEQIKMTEEQVRTQGVDKVFEKFKSSQGQ